A single window of Pseudomonadota bacterium DNA harbors:
- a CDS encoding ABC transporter ATP-binding protein — translation MLKAQSVFKSFDGFMAVNNANLEVEQGQIVAVIGPNGAGKTTLFNLITGILKPDSGKVFFKNEDITGLPPYTVCRKRISRSFQIVNVFQRLTIFENVQVSVLSREKKTWNLFTPSTKLVIKETNEILENVGLIGKKDRTTALLSHGDRKVLEIAMALGGNPEFLILDEPTAGMAPEETERCIELIKQLREKMGLTILFCEHDMEIVFGIANRIMVMVRGATIIQGSCDEVRCNQAVQDAYLGGGDVCLM, via the coding sequence GTGTTAAAAGCACAGTCTGTATTCAAATCCTTTGATGGGTTCATGGCAGTAAACAATGCCAACCTTGAGGTCGAGCAGGGTCAAATCGTTGCGGTTATTGGTCCAAATGGGGCTGGTAAAACTACACTCTTTAACCTCATCACAGGAATATTAAAACCTGATAGCGGGAAGGTCTTTTTTAAGAACGAGGATATTACAGGGTTGCCTCCCTATACGGTATGCAGAAAAAGGATTTCACGATCTTTTCAGATAGTTAATGTGTTTCAAAGACTTACTATATTTGAGAATGTCCAGGTTTCCGTACTTTCCCGGGAAAAAAAGACATGGAACCTATTTACCCCTTCAACAAAATTGGTAATCAAGGAAACAAATGAGATACTGGAGAACGTTGGTTTAATTGGTAAAAAAGACCGCACGACTGCCCTGCTCTCCCACGGCGACCGCAAGGTCCTTGAGATAGCTATGGCGTTAGGGGGTAATCCTGAATTCCTTATTCTCGATGAACCAACCGCAGGAATGGCTCCAGAAGAAACCGAGCGCTGTATTGAGCTTATTAAGCAACTCAGAGAAAAGATGGGGCTCACCATTCTGTTCTGCGAGCACGACATGGAAATTGTTTTTGGCATTGCAAACAGGATAATGGTAATGGTAAGAGGGGCTACAATTATTCAGGGTTCCTGTGATGAAGTGAGATGTAATCAGGCGGTGCAGGATGCATATCTTGGCGGGGGCGATGTATGCTTAATGTGA